In Drosophila gunungcola strain Sukarami unplaced genomic scaffold, Dgunungcola_SK_2 000025F, whole genome shotgun sequence, a single genomic region encodes these proteins:
- the LOC128263896 gene encoding uncharacterized protein LOC128263896, whose amino-acid sequence MKLDCRVLEILAFHPDYVSLSVNERPNDDLRIYTDQQPLIFAVSDKNPNAKLKRWKGIIDDHGAKHHNKILDFENGDLVADCAARIVKIGGCKATVDATFCKELQGDTCAQQMVAGVTAQCYTLPGHLSTVTAVDHGTLIINDGQVTIIDLGLKQDISGSYLVTYSSKVSLNGSWYINQLGTSRKKL is encoded by the exons ATGAAGCTAGATTGTCGCGTATTGGAAATTTTAGCTTTTCATCCAGACTACGTCAGCCTCAGCGTAAACGA ACGTCCTAATGACGACTTACGCATTTATACTGATCAGCAGCCGTTAATATTCGCTGTGTCGGATAAAAATCCCAATgcgaaactaaaacgctggaaagGTATTATCGATGATCACGGAGCTAAG caccacaacaagatCCTAGACTTCGAGAATGGAGACCTAGTCGCCGATTGCGCAGCACGAATTGTCAAAATCGGGGGCTGCAAAGCTACAGTAGACGCTACCTTCTGCAAGGAACTTCAAGGCGACACATGCGCACAACAGATGGTGGCCGGGGTGACTGCACAATGCTACACCCTACCAGGTCACTTGAGTACAGTTACTGCAGTGGACCACGGTACCCTCATCATCAACGACGGCCAAGTGACCATCATCGACCTCGGTCTAAAACAAGATATATCTGGCTCATACCTTGTAACCTACTCTAGCAAGGTATCACTAAACGGCTCCTGGTACATAAACCAACTTGGAACTTCGAGGAAAAAGCTATGA